The following is a genomic window from Sporocytophaga myxococcoides DSM 11118.
CTCATTGGTACAGCTATTCTAAAAAATTCAGGGCTCTTTGCTGCCGGAAGATCTGTTGCTATAATGTTATCGGCAGCGGTATTTTCAACAATTGCGGCAACATTAATACTTTCGGCAGTAACAGAACTTGACAAGTTTCTTAGCTGTATTCTTATCTCTAATCCTTCAGCAGCAGTTTGCATCAGTGCATATAAGTCTTTAAGATTTGACATGAACACAATATCAACAATTCTTATAGCCCAATCTGTTTCCTGTATTGCAACTACAGCTGGAAGCTATACTCCGAGAGTTGGCGCAATATCTATGGTCGTTACTTCAACAACACTTATTGGTCAGGCAATCTCCCTGGCAGCATTAATAAACCACCTCAATAACTTAAGAGATTGCATATTGAGCATACTAAACATGAATTTATCGCAGCATGGACATTGGCTGTTCTAGGGGGTGTTCCTGGCAACAGTCATATTGTATTGGGAAATTCAACATTAGATTGGGCAACAGGAATTGCACCATTCAATATTTTTAATATTTCAACTTTGAAAAAGTTATATGAAAGCCATACAAAAATAAAGCAGCCCACATTTAGTGGGCCACTTTATTCCAATCCATCTTTAGAATTTCATTTTGTTATCGTAATCATTTGATCACTATATCTTATTCCATCAACAATATAATTATCAACTTCATAAACAAGCTTACTCCTCCAATACATCTATTTACAAACTGGTTAATGAAATGTATTCGATTAACTCAAAACATTCTAGTCCTCAACTTTAAAAATCTCAGACGTATATTTATACTCGTCAAAATTAGAACTAGTCAACTGTATATAAGAGTGTTCTTTTGCCTTGAGTATCCGTACTGTTAAAACAGCATTTTTAGGGAATTTCGGAAATAATCTGACAGAGCCTTTTGCTGGTCTTAATGTATAAACACTGTCACTCTTCCATTTCACAATAAATTCAGCTTCCACTCCTATTTTTTCCATAAACTCAATCTGGCGCGAACCTTTACGAATGATAATATAATCTCCTTCGGTGTCTGACGGAACCCTAAATCTACCATTTCTAAATTTTCTTAAATCCGAAGATTGCCCGAACAGGCTTAAGGAAAACAAGAAGAATGCGGAAATAAAAAGTAACTGTTTCATTAAATGAATTCTGATTTAGCCATACAATTTAATGAAATTTAAACTGGGATTCTGCATTTAAAAAAAATTCAGTGTTAATCAGTCCATTCGAAGTTAAAACCAGGTAATTGATTATGATGATTAACAGGATTTTTCAATGGCCATTGCTTAATTCTGATAAAGAAAATACAAGTGCAAATTTTCAATGCCGACCAAAAACACCCACAACATACAGACAACTAACGCATTGAAGCATAAAAAAGGCTGTCGCAAAAAGCAACAGCCTTTTTACCAAATTCATTATTAAACCTTATTTTTTAATAACCTTAAATGTTTTAACCTCATTTACAACAACGAAATATATGCCTGGTCTTTGCTCTGAAAAAGGCATTACTAAATTATCTCTGTTGCCCTCAAATTTTCCGATCAGATCTCCCATTGCATTATACACTGTAACCGAGCTTACTCCATCTGCCGCTTTTATGGTTAACTGATCTTCAATCAAAGTAGGATATACTTCAAATGCAGCATCTGTATTTATACTGCCATCCACACTTGTAACAGTGCATATGTCTTTGAGCGCTGGCATCTCATCCAGAGTGAGAACATAATCGTGACCAAAGTTTTTCTTCCACAAATCCCAGTTAGTATATTTTTCCAAATTTCCACTAGCAAACTCACCATACCATGGCATATACCATGACCAGGCCGCTTCGTCTCTAACCAGCAGATCGGCATCAGAACTAGTCCCAACTTCAGTCAATGCCAATATCTTCTTACCCTGGTATCTTTCATTCAAAGAATTAAACTTTAAAATCTGAGAACCATGATCGCCATCGACACCATAGATATCAACACCAACCACATCTACATAAGCATCTCCAGGATACCATTGCTCATCATTACCATTATTTGTCCACACCCAGATAAGATTTCTCAGGCCATTTACATTTACCATTCTGTCATACATGAGCCTCCAAAGCTTCTGCAGATCTGCACCTGACTTAGCTCCCCACCAGAACCATCCACCGGCAGCTTCATGCAATGGCCTCCACAATACTGGAATTTTATTATCCTGAAATTCTTTTAGCCGAACAGATATTGCATCTATATCGCTCACCATTGCCTTATATTCAGCAGAGGATGGATCATTTACTTTTGAAACATCAAAATTAGTTACTTCGTTTGCAGGTTTTTTCCCATCTGGCACATAAAAACCTTCTGTCTTTTTAAGCGGATCTCTCCAGTGCCAGGTCATCGCTACGATTCCATTTTTTGCAGTCCATGTTTTTGCATCTTTAAGGTTCAGCTGCTCATCATACCAGCCATATCCCCTGTTGTTATGCATAAAATCAAGACCCATAAGTCCAGGCTCCTTTCCGGTTTGAGTCTTTAATTTATTTGTTTCATCAAAACTTGCAAGGGTCATAACACCGGAAATGATTTTCTTTCCATAGTTCTGAAGCAGGTAATTGTAAAGGCATGCTGCTTCATCAGTAGGATTTGGAGTTGAC
Proteins encoded in this region:
- a CDS encoding glycosyl hydrolase, with translation MILKFTRSLIVFSVLFFAGQAYSQKFEAENATLDVSVASPAYIMACDSCSNGKVVSTRETGFTLPINVTKEAKYNVYIKVSAAYGQKVNTVKLDDLTASLELAANPAYLRVKIMSNLKLTAGTHTFSFIKSWGWVNVDYIELEEVQAAFSAKLEAEDGTLTPLANGAEVISCATCSGGKAVSTKDSGFKIDAVISKAANYNIYLMVASPNGNKTNILTLNPGTSNALSVDFSTTEAGYVKLKVVSNQKLTAGTHVIEISKSWGWVNVDYIELEEVVGARFNLTQTLSTPNPTDEAACLYNYLLQNYGKKIISGVMTLASFDETNKLKTQTGKEPGLMGLDFMHNNRGYGWYDEQLNLKDAKTWTAKNGIVAMTWHWRDPLKKTEGFYVPDGKKPANEVTNFDVSKVNDPSSAEYKAMVSDIDAISVRLKEFQDNKIPVLWRPLHEAAGGWFWWGAKSGADLQKLWRLMYDRMVNVNGLRNLIWVWTNNGNDEQWYPGDAYVDVVGVDIYGVDGDHGSQILKFNSLNERYQGKKILALTEVGTSSDADLLVRDEAAWSWYMPWYGEFASGNLEKYTNWDLWKKNFGHDYVLTLDEMPALKDICTVTSVDGSINTDAAFEVYPTLIEDQLTIKAADGVSSVTVYNAMGDLIGKFEGNRDNLVMPFSEQRPGIYFVVVNEVKTFKVIKK